In Archangium violaceum, the following are encoded in one genomic region:
- a CDS encoding ELWxxDGT repeat protein, producing the protein MRSSCPRARLVEDINEGPEPSSIANVTDVNGKLFFTADDGEHGVELWKSDGTRGGTRLVKDITPGPAGSAIRELTEVNGKLFFAVGPELWKSDGTERGTVRVASFPMSGGFIVAPRSLFEYRGKLVFEGFDPEHGGELWVSDGTTRGTRLLLDFNPGPRSSGPSDFVELDGDLILEVFDAVEETVKLIKLEDWRRVVELADLGDESSVQQMLVVGHRLFVFYEDEGDPVVAVTTGRPGSFMDLASFRSRSVLQLVALKGKVYFQVDSQLWVTDGTVAGTRMVKDIFPGSGSEAVLRFLTVLGDRIYFSADDGVAGRELWVSDGTEGGTRLFADINPGSASSSPTDLLSVHNSKLFFAADDGVHGREPWKLHRGEDAPELLMDIAPGAASSSPRGFIRSDDEIFFAADDGVSGEELWAAPKEHRDCHR; encoded by the coding sequence ATGCGCTCCTCCTGCCCGCGCGCGCGGCTCGTCGAGGACATCAACGAGGGCCCGGAGCCCTCGAGCATCGCGAACGTCACGGACGTGAACGGGAAGCTCTTCTTCACGGCAGATGATGGTGAGCACGGTGTGGAGCTGTGGAAGAGCGATGGCACTCGCGGAGGGACGCGGCTCGTCAAGGACATCACACCGGGCCCGGCGGGCTCGGCCATCCGCGAGCTCACCGAGGTGAATGGCAAGCTCTTCTTCGCCGTGGGCCCCGAGCTGTGGAAGAGCGACGGGACGGAGCGGGGCACGGTGCGAGTGGCCAGCTTCCCCATGTCGGGGGGATTCATCGTCGCCCCGAGATCGCTGTTCGAGTACCGGGGCAAGCTCGTCTTCGAGGGGTTCGACCCGGAGCATGGCGGCGAGCTGTGGGTGAGCGACGGGACGACTCGCGGGACGCGGCTCCTGCTCGACTTCAATCCCGGCCCCAGATCCAGCGGCCCCAGTGACTTCGTCGAGCTGGACGGGGACCTCATCCTCGAGGTGTTCGACGCCGTCGAGGAGACGGTCAAGCTGATCAAGCTCGAGGACTGGAGGCGCGTCGTCGAGCTGGCGGACCTGGGCGACGAGTCCTCGGTCCAGCAGATGCTCGTCGTGGGACACCGGCTGTTCGTCTTCTACGAGGATGAGGGCGATCCGGTCGTGGCAGTGACCACCGGAAGGCCGGGAAGCTTCATGGATCTCGCCAGCTTCCGCTCGAGGAGTGTCCTCCAACTCGTCGCCCTCAAGGGCAAGGTGTACTTCCAGGTGGACTCGCAGCTCTGGGTGACCGACGGCACCGTGGCTGGCACCCGGATGGTGAAGGACATCTTCCCAGGCTCGGGAAGCGAGGCGGTGCTGCGGTTCCTCACGGTGTTGGGCGACCGCATCTATTTCAGCGCGGATGACGGAGTGGCCGGCCGTGAGCTCTGGGTGAGCGACGGCACCGAGGGCGGGACGCGGCTGTTCGCGGACATCAATCCGGGCTCCGCCAGCTCCTCGCCGACGGACCTGCTCTCCGTCCACAACAGCAAGCTGTTCTTCGCGGCGGATGATGGCGTGCACGGCCGGGAGCCCTGGAAGCTCCACCGCGGCGAGGATGCACCGGAGTTGCTGATGGACATCGCGCCCGGCGCGGCTTCGTCCTCGCCTCGTGGCTTCATCCGCTCCGACGATGAGATCTTCTTCGCGGCGGATGACGGCGTGAGCGGCGAGGAGCTGTGGGCCGCTCCCAAGGAGCACCGCGACTGCCACAGGTAG
- a CDS encoding DUF2804 domain-containing protein, which produces MDGLTLDEEDVLTATAPARTPMEREILAPVELCLPNGRLNPLAVGWSRHPWHDTDRLGRGVYGWGRNKRWEYWAITTPTHIVGLTVSALDYAALHQVWVLDRATRREVDAVAIAPLGMSVTLPGTLHRGPVRARTRSLSIDVDDHVSGTRIRAATPRVRLDVLVDRPAGHEALGVVVPWTSRLFQYTVKDVARPASGTLWVDGEEFPLAARECWAVLDHGRGRWPYSMHWNWGAASGRVGEHVIGLQLGGKWTVGTGSTENALVVDGRIHKISEELDWRYDRSDWHVPWRIRGERVEVDFTPFFTREARTQLAIVASETHQCFGHYTGWVADDTGRQVRVDGLLGWAEDVRNRW; this is translated from the coding sequence GTGGATGGCCTGACCCTCGACGAGGAGGACGTGTTGACAGCGACCGCGCCGGCGCGGACACCGATGGAACGTGAGATCCTCGCCCCGGTCGAGCTCTGCCTCCCGAACGGCCGGCTGAACCCGCTTGCCGTCGGCTGGAGCCGGCACCCGTGGCACGACACCGACCGGCTCGGCCGTGGTGTCTACGGCTGGGGGCGCAACAAGCGTTGGGAATACTGGGCAATCACCACGCCGACACACATCGTCGGCCTCACCGTGTCCGCCCTGGACTACGCCGCGCTGCACCAGGTGTGGGTGCTCGATCGCGCGACTCGACGCGAGGTGGATGCCGTCGCCATCGCGCCGCTCGGCATGAGCGTCACCCTGCCCGGCACGCTCCATCGCGGCCCGGTGCGGGCGCGCACCCGCTCGCTCAGCATCGATGTGGATGACCACGTTTCCGGCACCCGCATCCGAGCGGCCACGCCGCGCGTGCGCCTGGACGTGCTGGTGGATCGCCCGGCCGGTCACGAGGCGCTGGGCGTGGTGGTGCCCTGGACGAGCCGGCTATTTCAATACACGGTCAAGGATGTCGCGAGGCCCGCCTCCGGCACCCTCTGGGTCGATGGCGAGGAGTTCCCGCTCGCCGCCCGCGAGTGCTGGGCGGTGCTCGACCACGGACGTGGCCGCTGGCCGTACTCGATGCATTGGAATTGGGGTGCCGCCTCCGGCAGGGTCGGCGAGCACGTGATAGGCCTGCAACTGGGCGGCAAGTGGACGGTCGGCACGGGGTCGACCGAGAACGCGCTCGTGGTCGACGGTCGCATCCACAAGATCAGCGAGGAGCTCGACTGGCGGTACGACCGGAGCGACTGGCACGTGCCGTGGCGCATCCGCGGGGAGCGTGTCGAGGTGGACTTCACGCCATTCTTCACGCGCGAGGCTCGAACCCAGCTGGCCATCGTGGCGTCGGAGACGCACCAATGTTTCGGTCACTACACCGGCTGGGTGGCGGACGACACGGGACGGCAGGTGCGCGTCGACGGCCTGCTCGGCTGGGCCGAGGATGTGCGCAACCGGTGGTAG
- a CDS encoding M4 family metallopeptidase, translated as MRLRRIVPLVPLMLLGSACGVETVDSDAQSPVDTQDSNLSVKAEGRGLQQLKAQRPDFLVGAGELSTRRMLKDQRGQSHERVTQTFKGVPVFGAQAILHLGSDGSVESITDRLARNLRVSTTPKLRAEEATRIALGRASGAVGLVGTPKSDLVILPEDGSARLTYHVQLETLTADGQPSRPNLFIDAETGEVVREFDNLQTGRNRKTYTAATRTTLPGTLLRSEGQAPVSDAVANAAHDNAGFTYDFYFSNFGRDSYDGAGGTLSSSVHYSRNYVNAYWDGTQMVYGDGDGVQSSPLTVLDVVAHELTHAVTDTSSELIYANESGALNEAMSDIFGASIEAYRDGAVSGNTWKVGEECWTPATAGDALRYMNDPALAGDYDYYPTRYTGTSDNGGVHWNSGIANLAFKLMVTGGTHPRGKTTNVVPALDANPYTSIQKGAAIFYRANTVYLTPGSTFSEARGATAQAATDLYGSAAAAAVNEAWTAVGVGAPPTWTVLSTVNNLSGAKSSNTNYTFVTPSGATAMKFELSGGTGDADLYVKFGSAPTTTSYDCRSAGATTAETCTINGAKQGTYYVLIKGYTAYSGTTFKVSSGN; from the coding sequence ATGCGCCTTCGTCGTATTGTTCCCCTCGTCCCCCTGATGCTCCTGGGCAGCGCCTGCGGTGTGGAGACCGTGGACTCCGACGCTCAGTCCCCCGTTGACACCCAGGACAGCAACCTCTCGGTGAAGGCCGAAGGCCGTGGTCTGCAGCAGCTCAAGGCCCAGCGCCCGGACTTCCTCGTTGGCGCCGGAGAGCTGTCCACCAGGCGCATGCTGAAGGACCAGCGCGGCCAGTCGCACGAGCGCGTGACGCAGACGTTCAAGGGCGTGCCCGTCTTCGGAGCCCAGGCCATCCTCCACCTCGGCTCGGACGGCTCCGTCGAGTCCATCACCGACCGCCTCGCGCGCAACCTGCGCGTGAGCACCACCCCCAAGCTCCGCGCGGAGGAGGCCACACGGATCGCCCTCGGCCGCGCGAGCGGCGCGGTGGGCCTGGTGGGCACGCCGAAGTCGGACCTGGTCATCCTCCCCGAGGACGGCAGCGCCCGGCTGACCTACCACGTGCAGCTGGAGACCCTCACCGCCGACGGCCAGCCCTCGCGTCCCAACCTCTTCATCGACGCGGAGACGGGCGAGGTCGTCCGGGAGTTCGACAACCTCCAGACGGGCCGCAACCGCAAGACGTACACCGCCGCCACCCGCACCACGCTCCCCGGCACGCTGCTGCGCTCCGAGGGCCAGGCCCCGGTCTCCGACGCCGTGGCGAACGCGGCCCACGACAACGCGGGCTTCACGTACGACTTCTACTTCAGCAACTTCGGCCGTGACAGCTACGACGGCGCCGGCGGCACCCTCAGCTCGTCCGTCCACTACAGCCGCAACTACGTGAACGCGTACTGGGACGGCACGCAGATGGTGTACGGCGACGGCGATGGCGTCCAGTCCTCCCCGCTGACGGTGCTCGACGTCGTGGCGCACGAGCTGACCCACGCCGTGACCGACACCTCCTCGGAGCTCATCTACGCGAACGAGTCGGGCGCCCTCAACGAGGCCATGTCCGACATCTTCGGCGCCTCCATCGAGGCGTACCGGGATGGGGCCGTCAGCGGCAACACCTGGAAGGTGGGCGAGGAGTGCTGGACCCCGGCCACCGCGGGCGACGCCCTGCGCTACATGAACGACCCGGCCCTGGCGGGTGACTACGACTACTACCCGACGCGCTACACGGGCACCTCGGACAACGGCGGCGTGCACTGGAACTCGGGCATCGCCAACCTGGCCTTCAAGCTGATGGTCACCGGCGGCACCCACCCGCGCGGCAAGACAACCAACGTGGTGCCGGCGCTGGACGCCAACCCCTACACCAGCATCCAGAAGGGCGCGGCCATCTTCTACCGCGCCAACACGGTGTACCTCACGCCGGGCAGCACCTTCTCCGAGGCGCGCGGTGCCACCGCGCAGGCCGCCACCGACCTCTACGGCTCGGCCGCCGCCGCCGCGGTGAACGAGGCCTGGACCGCCGTGGGCGTGGGCGCGCCCCCGACCTGGACGGTGCTCTCCACCGTGAACAACCTGTCGGGCGCCAAGAGCAGCAACACGAACTACACCTTCGTCACGCCGAGCGGCGCGACCGCGATGAAGTTCGAGCTCTCCGGCGGCACGGGTGACGCCGACCTGTACGTGAAGTTCGGAAGCGCCCCCACCACCACCAGCTACGACTGCCGCTCCGCGGGCGCCACCACGGCGGAGACCTGCACCATCAACGGGGCGAAGCAGGGCACGTACTACGTCCTCATCAAGGGCTACACGGCCTACTCCGGCACCACCTTCAAGGTGAGCTCCGGCAACTAA
- a CDS encoding mersacidin/lichenicidin family type 2 lantibiotic, giving the protein MSNKEHILRAWRDAEYFNSLSAEERAALPSNPAALLELDESALRNVSGGITGEPTSAYCTPCPPKYCY; this is encoded by the coding sequence ATGTCGAACAAGGAGCACATCCTCCGCGCCTGGCGTGATGCCGAGTACTTCAACAGCCTGTCCGCCGAGGAGCGCGCCGCTCTGCCCTCCAACCCGGCCGCGCTGCTCGAGCTCGACGAGAGTGCCCTGCGCAACGTGAGCGGTGGCATCACGGGCGAGCCCACCTCGGCGTACTGCACGCCGTGTCCGCCGAAGTACTGCTACTGA
- a CDS encoding type 2 lanthipeptide synthetase LanM family protein, with amino-acid sequence MNDSKMGSEVEGSQVDASRWFLGTELGERIRALRRDGGTAAIDGELARRRIERWRNQEPLCRNGLWERRLAASGITEEELRTVLGTPLEALRRAMGSAPSWVQEIEQAYAASIAEPFAWPEREQQPERSPFLVLIEPLVRRSHERLLAGIRELEATFPEAPFEARTTAETLLGHLPATLGTLLSRVLVVELHAAGLEGRLAGDTPQQRFQDFVRGLRHPEIALSILRHYPVLARRLVEQLANWERAGLELLRHLALDARDIRGHFTGAARMDRLVEAEGGISDAHRGGRSVFLLRFASGFRLVYKPRSLVTEAAFQRLLSWLDGRGFDPPLRTLEVLDRGDHGWVEFVNAAPCASREEVRRFYLRQGGYTALLYLLDATDFHHENLIASGEHPVLVDLETLFHPNVRGSALRDVEHLPGAPLGESVLKSGLLPQRTWGTRDSPGVDISGLGSRPGQLTPQAFLMPVERGTDRMRFERRQVEISGSNNRPRLEDAEVHLLDYSEELSEGFSRMCRLLQEQREALLAENGPLAAFSDATVRVIFRHTAGYGTLLLEGLHPHALGDALERQRFLDNLWKGVDERPFLERLVPFELEDLYRGDIPLFTTRAGSRHLWTSSGQRLDDFFENTGLQRVRRRLERLSSWDVERQRWILHRTLDVIRLAEPGGERPSYRVEESDAPARREELLAAARRIGERLVGLSLSGPEEAHWLTLEYADPGGWRLAPAGPDFYQGLGGIALSLGHLGAITGEESFTRTARLALRAQALQIEQDASQVRGLGILNGWGGVLYGLTHLGVLWRDERLLEQAERYLEKLPPLIAVDDILDLGIGSAGCLISLLVLAEHRPSELLWRTARACGERLLDSAQRQTRGMGWVVPLAGHRVLAGMSHGAAGIALALLRLAAATGDERFHRMACEGLELERGLFSASERNWPDLRAGAAEEAGPHGGGTHFMTAWCHGAPGIGLARLAGLPQLDDAQVREELAVATATTLERGFGQNHSLCHGDLGNLDFLLEAARTLRDESLERRVYRLARSILRGMDEQGYLFGLQRNQETPGLLVGLAGIGFGLARLAAPERVPSVLALAPARAGRSP; translated from the coding sequence GTGAACGACTCCAAGATGGGTAGCGAGGTGGAGGGAAGTCAGGTCGACGCCTCGCGCTGGTTCCTCGGTACCGAGCTGGGTGAACGCATCCGGGCGCTGCGCCGCGACGGTGGGACGGCGGCCATCGATGGTGAGCTGGCCCGGCGGCGTATCGAACGCTGGCGCAACCAGGAGCCCCTGTGCCGGAACGGGCTGTGGGAGCGTCGGCTCGCCGCGAGCGGAATCACCGAGGAGGAACTCCGCACCGTGCTCGGGACGCCACTCGAGGCCCTGCGGCGCGCCATGGGCTCCGCCCCCTCCTGGGTCCAGGAGATAGAGCAGGCCTACGCGGCCTCCATCGCCGAGCCCTTCGCCTGGCCCGAGCGGGAACAGCAGCCAGAACGTTCCCCCTTCCTCGTGCTCATCGAACCCCTGGTCCGCAGGAGTCATGAACGGCTCCTCGCGGGCATTCGGGAGCTCGAGGCCACGTTCCCCGAGGCGCCCTTCGAGGCCCGGACCACCGCCGAGACCCTGCTCGGCCATCTCCCGGCGACCCTGGGCACCCTGCTGAGCCGTGTCCTCGTCGTGGAGCTCCACGCGGCGGGCCTCGAGGGACGGCTCGCGGGCGACACGCCCCAGCAGCGCTTCCAGGACTTCGTCCGCGGCCTGCGCCACCCAGAGATCGCCCTCTCCATCCTGCGCCACTACCCCGTCCTCGCGCGGCGGCTCGTGGAGCAGCTCGCGAACTGGGAGCGGGCCGGACTGGAGCTGCTGCGCCACCTGGCCCTCGACGCGCGAGACATCCGCGGCCACTTCACGGGCGCGGCGCGGATGGACAGGCTCGTCGAAGCCGAGGGCGGTATCTCGGACGCTCACCGGGGCGGGCGCAGCGTCTTCCTCCTGCGCTTCGCGTCGGGCTTCCGGCTGGTCTACAAGCCCCGGTCCCTGGTCACCGAGGCCGCCTTCCAGCGGCTGCTCTCCTGGCTCGACGGCCGCGGCTTCGACCCGCCCCTGCGCACGCTCGAGGTGCTCGACCGCGGCGACCATGGCTGGGTGGAGTTCGTGAACGCCGCCCCCTGCGCCTCGCGCGAGGAGGTGCGCCGTTTCTACCTCCGCCAGGGCGGCTACACCGCCCTGCTCTACCTCCTCGATGCCACCGACTTCCATCACGAGAACCTGATCGCCTCCGGGGAGCATCCCGTCCTGGTGGACCTCGAGACGCTCTTCCACCCCAATGTCCGCGGGAGCGCGCTGCGTGACGTCGAGCATCTTCCGGGGGCGCCGCTCGGCGAATCGGTGCTCAAGAGCGGCCTGTTGCCCCAGCGCACCTGGGGCACCCGCGACAGCCCCGGGGTGGACATCAGCGGTCTCGGCTCGCGTCCCGGGCAGCTCACCCCCCAGGCCTTCCTCATGCCCGTCGAGCGTGGGACGGACCGCATGCGCTTCGAGCGCCGGCAGGTGGAGATCTCCGGCTCCAACAACCGTCCGCGGCTGGAGGACGCGGAGGTCCACCTGCTCGACTACTCCGAGGAGCTCTCCGAGGGCTTCTCCCGCATGTGCCGCCTGCTCCAGGAGCAGCGCGAGGCGTTGCTGGCCGAGAATGGACCGCTCGCCGCGTTCTCGGACGCCACGGTGCGCGTCATCTTCCGCCACACGGCGGGCTACGGCACCCTGCTGCTCGAGGGCCTCCATCCCCATGCGCTCGGCGATGCCCTGGAGCGGCAGCGCTTCCTCGACAACCTCTGGAAGGGCGTCGACGAGCGCCCGTTCCTGGAGCGGCTCGTCCCCTTCGAGCTGGAGGACCTCTACCGGGGCGACATTCCCCTGTTCACCACCCGGGCCGGCTCGCGTCACCTCTGGACCAGCTCGGGCCAGCGCCTCGACGACTTCTTCGAGAACACCGGCCTCCAGCGGGTCCGGCGCCGGCTGGAGAGACTGTCCTCCTGGGATGTCGAGCGCCAGCGGTGGATCCTCCACCGCACGCTGGACGTCATCCGTCTGGCGGAGCCCGGGGGCGAGCGGCCCTCCTACCGCGTCGAGGAGTCCGACGCCCCCGCGCGGCGCGAGGAGTTGCTCGCGGCGGCCCGGCGCATCGGGGAGCGGCTCGTCGGACTGTCTCTCTCCGGACCGGAGGAGGCCCACTGGCTGACGCTCGAGTACGCGGATCCCGGCGGCTGGAGGCTCGCACCGGCCGGCCCCGACTTCTACCAGGGGCTCGGGGGGATCGCCTTGTCCCTCGGCCATCTGGGCGCCATCACGGGCGAGGAGTCCTTCACCCGCACCGCCCGCCTGGCCCTGCGCGCCCAGGCCCTGCAGATAGAGCAGGATGCCTCGCAGGTGCGGGGGCTCGGCATCCTCAATGGCTGGGGCGGCGTCCTCTACGGCCTCACCCACCTCGGGGTGCTGTGGCGGGATGAGCGGCTGCTCGAGCAGGCCGAGCGCTACCTGGAGAAGCTCCCCCCGCTGATCGCCGTGGACGACATCCTGGACCTTGGCATCGGCTCGGCGGGATGCCTCATCTCGCTGCTGGTGCTCGCCGAACACCGGCCCTCGGAGCTGCTGTGGCGAACGGCGCGGGCCTGTGGTGAGCGCCTGCTCGACTCCGCCCAACGTCAGACACGGGGCATGGGGTGGGTGGTCCCCCTGGCGGGCCATCGCGTCCTCGCCGGAATGTCCCATGGCGCGGCGGGAATCGCCCTCGCGCTGCTCCGGCTCGCGGCGGCCACGGGAGACGAGCGCTTCCACCGGATGGCGTGCGAGGGCCTCGAGCTCGAGCGGGGATTGTTCTCGGCCTCGGAGCGCAACTGGCCGGACCTGCGCGCGGGTGCCGCGGAGGAGGCGGGCCCTCACGGGGGCGGGACCCACTTCATGACCGCGTGGTGCCATGGCGCACCCGGCATCGGGCTCGCCCGGCTGGCGGGACTGCCCCAGCTCGACGACGCCCAGGTGCGCGAGGAGCTCGCGGTGGCCACCGCCACGACACTCGAGCGGGGCTTCGGCCAGAACCACAGCCTGTGCCACGGAGACCTGGGCAACCTCGACTTCCTGCTGGAGGCGGCCAGAACCCTCCGGGACGAGTCGCTGGAGCGACGGGTATACCGGCTGGCCCGGAGCATCCTGCGCGGCATGGACGAGCAGGGATACCTGTTCGGGCTGCAGCGCAACCAGGAGACCCCCGGCCTGCTGGTGGGGCTCGCGGGCATCGGTTTCGGACTGGCACGGCTGGCCGCGCCGGAGCGCGTGCCCTCGGTGCTCGCGCTCGCCCCCGCCAGAGCGGGCCGGAGTCCTTGA
- a CDS encoding RICIN domain-containing protein, whose protein sequence is MKIKNIAIAVGASLLAFTAPGAPTAEARSTYFHTEVHPPHWLPWTTDGAPAIESGPAFLTHGLRCSGRYCDNVSLLSVESGHTQTNSWWTDYFSEEGTHEQVCGNNGFVTGIRCAGDYCDSISLRCSQLDNGGVRSSCYWTESVSEESGGTFVAPESMYLAGVRCWDRYCDNKQLYLCQADNGGPSFDLSAMAKQYAPRLRFDQETTTGSGEQSKCFPSDAATYFTQRAQGASPVSLCNKDYSTIRDNRVPAYYTATQVGTNTVLIRYWYFYAWQSTCFANEGSHAADWESMAVLVVDGRLSRVAFYQHGGWYSREAGSFETADGTHPVGYVGKNAHGTYHDSGGSGGCLYFEDFRNPGGNDYHMDTWNNLVPLTRGGSSPAWMNCTGSGCFDGIGHPIEQTGDLRSMRGCAKDGCGRTSVGENIPFQNDPTGADHTAIYVQHSGKVIDVPGASTSDGVKLTQFSNWGVDNERWMFESTGDGYFTVRARHSGKCMDVPGSSTAANTNVVQYTCNANDNQRFRLLPYGNGYFAIQAKHSSQCLDIAGGSMDDGAFLIQWPCGWTTNESFRFAR, encoded by the coding sequence ATGAAGATCAAAAACATTGCCATCGCTGTCGGCGCCTCTCTGCTCGCGTTCACCGCGCCTGGCGCTCCCACCGCCGAAGCGCGCAGCACGTACTTCCATACCGAGGTCCATCCTCCTCACTGGTTGCCGTGGACCACCGATGGCGCGCCCGCGATCGAGAGCGGCCCCGCCTTCCTGACGCACGGCCTGCGCTGCAGCGGCCGCTACTGCGACAACGTGAGCCTGCTCAGCGTGGAGTCCGGGCATACGCAGACGAACAGCTGGTGGACGGACTACTTCTCCGAAGAGGGCACGCACGAGCAGGTGTGCGGCAACAACGGCTTCGTGACGGGCATCCGCTGCGCGGGCGACTACTGCGACAGCATCTCCCTCCGGTGCTCCCAGCTCGACAACGGCGGCGTGCGCTCGAGCTGCTACTGGACGGAGTCCGTCTCGGAGGAGAGCGGCGGGACGTTCGTGGCCCCGGAGTCCATGTACCTCGCGGGCGTCCGCTGCTGGGATCGCTACTGCGACAACAAGCAGCTCTATCTCTGTCAGGCGGACAACGGCGGGCCCTCCTTCGATCTGAGCGCGATGGCGAAGCAGTACGCCCCCCGCCTCCGCTTCGACCAGGAGACCACCACGGGCTCCGGTGAGCAGAGCAAGTGCTTCCCGAGCGACGCGGCCACGTACTTCACGCAACGCGCGCAGGGCGCCTCTCCCGTTTCGCTCTGCAACAAGGACTACTCGACGATTCGCGACAACCGGGTCCCGGCCTACTACACCGCGACCCAGGTCGGGACGAACACGGTGCTCATCCGCTACTGGTACTTCTATGCGTGGCAGAGCACGTGCTTCGCCAACGAGGGCTCGCACGCCGCGGACTGGGAGTCGATGGCGGTCCTGGTCGTCGATGGACGATTGAGCCGGGTCGCCTTCTACCAGCACGGCGGATGGTACAGCCGGGAAGCCGGTTCGTTCGAGACCGCGGATGGCACGCATCCGGTCGGCTACGTCGGGAAGAACGCCCACGGCACCTACCACGACTCTGGAGGCTCGGGCGGCTGCCTCTACTTCGAGGACTTCCGCAATCCCGGTGGCAATGACTACCACATGGATACCTGGAACAACCTCGTGCCGCTCACCCGCGGCGGCAGCTCGCCCGCGTGGATGAACTGTACGGGCTCGGGTTGCTTCGATGGGATCGGTCACCCTATCGAACAAACGGGTGACCTGCGTTCCATGCGTGGCTGCGCCAAGGACGGCTGCGGCCGGACCTCCGTCGGTGAGAACATCCCCTTCCAGAACGACCCGACGGGCGCGGACCATACGGCCATCTACGTCCAGCACAGTGGAAAGGTGATCGACGTCCCCGGGGCGAGCACCAGCGATGGCGTGAAGCTCACCCAGTTCTCGAACTGGGGCGTGGACAACGAGCGATGGATGTTCGAGTCGACGGGAGACGGGTATTTCACCGTGCGCGCACGCCACAGCGGAAAGTGCATGGACGTGCCCGGCTCTTCCACGGCGGCCAACACGAACGTGGTCCAGTACACCTGCAACGCCAACGACAACCAGCGGTTCCGCCTGCTCCCGTACGGTAACGGGTACTTCGCGATCCAGGCGAAGCACAGCTCCCAATGTCTGGACATCGCGGGCGGCTCCATGGACGACGGCGCGTTCCTGATCCAGTGGCCATGCGGCTGGACGACGAACGAGAGCTTCCGCTTCGCGCGGTGA